In Candidatus Hydrogenedentota bacterium, a genomic segment contains:
- a CDS encoding sugar phosphate isomerase/epimerase, whose translation MNRRDFLVSSGLAAAAGLYAGGAKTAHAGEFTGKIKKAVKYGMVKVGKTPLEKLKLLKDLGYDGVEPNFGEVPIEELAKASEATGLPVHGIVKGWSFDDINTCIDEAKLIGATSVLIVAGKVDEKMPYAQNYTETMEKMKRAGEHAAKQEIHLLVENVWNNFLISPLEMAQYIDEVDNPWVGSYFDIGNVARFGWPEHWIPVLGSRIKKLDVKEFSTKKMNDEGLWKGFDVEIGDGTINWKAVRKELRAIGYEGFATAEVGGGDEKRLADIAARMDKVLDL comes from the coding sequence ATGAATCGCAGAGATTTTTTGGTGAGCTCAGGGCTTGCCGCCGCTGCCGGACTCTATGCCGGCGGAGCCAAGACTGCCCATGCCGGCGAATTCACCGGCAAAATTAAAAAAGCCGTAAAATATGGTATGGTCAAAGTCGGTAAAACGCCTTTAGAAAAGTTAAAACTCTTGAAAGACTTGGGCTACGACGGCGTAGAACCCAACTTTGGCGAAGTACCCATTGAAGAGCTTGCCAAAGCCAGTGAAGCGACCGGCTTGCCTGTTCACGGGATTGTAAAAGGCTGGTCTTTCGATGATATCAACACGTGCATTGATGAGGCGAAACTGATCGGCGCCACCTCTGTTCTTATCGTTGCGGGAAAAGTGGATGAAAAAATGCCCTATGCCCAAAACTATACGGAGACTATGGAAAAGATGAAGCGTGCCGGCGAACATGCCGCCAAACAGGAAATCCATTTGCTCGTTGAAAACGTCTGGAACAATTTCCTCATCAGCCCCCTCGAAATGGCGCAGTATATCGATGAAGTCGATAATCCTTGGGTAGGCTCCTATTTCGATATTGGCAACGTAGCACGCTTTGGCTGGCCCGAGCACTGGATCCCGGTTCTTGGCAGCCGCATCAAAAAATTAGACGTCAAAGAATTCAGCACCAAGAAAATGAATGATGAAGGCTTGTGGAAAGGCTTTGATGTAGAAATTGGCGATGGAACCATTAATTGGAAAGCAGTTCGCAAAGAATTGCGAGCCATCGGCTATGAAGGCTTTGCTACGGCAGAAGTCGGCGGCGGCGATGAAAAGCGCCTCGCAGATATTGCCGCGC